The proteins below are encoded in one region of Pseudomonas sp. SCB32:
- a CDS encoding flavin reductase family protein — MQLDFTILAPADAYRWLASTVTPRPIAWVSTLSAEGKSNLAPFSFFQVISDEPPTLMVNTSVRDDGSVKDTLRNVRETGELVIHLVSAAQAEAMNATAAWLPHGVSEIEHAGIAIVSSERVAAPRVVGAPVAFECQLAEIIPYPADNPSAYLIFARVLLAHVDDKVMRDERHVDPAKLDLVGRLGGTQYSYTRDTFSMIRPK; from the coding sequence ATGCAACTCGATTTCACCATCCTCGCGCCCGCCGACGCCTACCGTTGGCTGGCCTCCACCGTCACCCCGCGTCCGATCGCCTGGGTCTCCACGCTGTCCGCCGAGGGCAAGAGCAACCTCGCGCCGTTCAGCTTCTTCCAGGTCATCAGCGACGAGCCGCCGACCCTGATGGTCAACACCAGCGTGCGTGACGACGGCAGCGTGAAGGACACCCTGCGCAACGTTCGCGAAACCGGCGAGCTGGTCATCCACCTGGTCAGTGCCGCCCAGGCCGAGGCGATGAACGCCACCGCCGCCTGGCTGCCCCACGGCGTCAGCGAGATCGAGCATGCCGGCATCGCTATTGTGTCCAGCGAGCGCGTGGCGGCGCCGCGCGTGGTCGGCGCGCCGGTGGCCTTCGAGTGCCAGCTGGCCGAGATCATTCCCTATCCGGCGGACAACCCCAGCGCCTACCTGATCTTTGCCCGGGTGCTGCTGGCGCACGTCGACGACAAGGTGATGCGCGACGAGCGCCATGTCGATCCGGCGAAGCTGGACCTGGTGGGGCGCCTGGGGGGAACCCAGTACAGCTACACCCGCGACACCTTCAGCATGATCCGCCCCAAGTAG